The Candidatus Nanosynbacter lyticus genome window below encodes:
- a CDS encoding ATP-binding protein translates to MTNSTVLKDSLAEAIVSDEIQLGGDGVKSILSAYSPQESIAEYIWNGFDAGATSIDISYEENELGSLRSITIADNGSGIPQGLLSVKFKPFHESEKALNKTDSRHHSLVHGKNGVGRLTFFTFANIARWTTVYEKSSKLYKYDIEIKSDDLHSYTGAHSPVSEIPYEQGTSTKVTFEGIRELSSGNIETTVKQYLLQEFCWFLGLFKDKMFSISINGSPIDYREMIADERDEKIIHDATSTRFDVKYIQWKKKLNKEFSRYYLIDSTGKENYKSTTLLNNKGDKFYHSVYIKSDYFDMFSYEDKISHDQSPLQNKEQKFNSKQDEEFKYVISEMNEYLRRMRSPHLQKMADDLVDRYEKDNVIPEVNNSWEIPRNNELKALIKGIYQIQPKIFGESASNIEQKKTFVHLLNALLDSNQRDQVYTIIDAVVRLDAQEQKQLADLLKVNKLDAIIQTIKMIQDRYVTIDALKAIVFSNDFNSREVDHVQRVLDHNFWVFGEEYNLVSSTEVKFEKALSEYLYILHGGKKQSVSMESPDKNKEMDLFLCRQSLENNRINNLVIELKRPSVLLGEDEVSQIKRYQRTIFSDPRFNGDNTYWDFMLIGNRYDTSGYIEGEIDTNKGHGEKEKGLIFSKDNCKIYVRKWSDIFADVECRHNFLEDKLKTERDRLASDYANADEATERAIKK, encoded by the coding sequence ATGACTAACAGTACAGTATTAAAAGATAGTCTAGCAGAAGCAATTGTTTCGGACGAGATTCAGCTTGGTGGAGACGGAGTTAAATCTATATTAAGTGCTTATTCGCCACAGGAATCAATCGCCGAATATATTTGGAATGGATTTGACGCAGGTGCAACTAGTATAGACATTAGCTACGAAGAAAATGAGTTAGGATCGTTAAGAAGTATTACTATAGCAGATAATGGAAGTGGAATACCTCAGGGTTTATTGTCTGTGAAGTTTAAGCCTTTTCATGAATCGGAAAAGGCGCTAAATAAGACAGACTCCAGGCATCATTCTTTGGTGCATGGCAAAAATGGAGTGGGTCGACTTACTTTTTTTACGTTTGCAAATATTGCACGATGGACAACGGTATATGAAAAAAGCAGTAAGCTTTATAAATATGATATAGAAATCAAGTCTGATGATTTGCATAGTTATACGGGTGCTCATTCGCCTGTTTCTGAAATACCATATGAGCAGGGGACGTCAACAAAGGTTACATTTGAGGGGATACGCGAGCTGTCTTCGGGTAACATTGAGACTACCGTAAAACAATACCTGTTACAGGAATTCTGTTGGTTTTTAGGATTGTTCAAAGATAAGATGTTCTCTATATCTATTAATGGTAGCCCTATTGACTATAGAGAAATGATAGCTGATGAAAGGGATGAGAAGATTATTCACGATGCAACATCAACTCGCTTTGATGTTAAGTATATTCAGTGGAAGAAAAAACTAAATAAAGAATTCTCGCGATATTATCTAATAGATTCAACTGGCAAGGAGAACTATAAATCTACAACCCTACTGAACAATAAAGGCGATAAATTTTATCACAGTGTATATATAAAAAGTGATTATTTTGACATGTTCTCATACGAGGATAAAATCAGTCATGACCAAAGCCCTCTACAAAATAAAGAGCAAAAGTTTAATAGTAAGCAAGACGAAGAATTTAAATATGTCATTTCCGAGATGAATGAATACCTGCGTCGTATGCGTAGTCCTCATCTCCAAAAGATGGCAGATGATCTCGTTGATCGGTATGAAAAAGATAATGTCATCCCTGAGGTCAATAATAGCTGGGAAATTCCCCGCAATAACGAACTAAAAGCTCTTATAAAAGGTATTTATCAGATCCAGCCAAAAATATTTGGTGAAAGTGCTTCAAATATAGAGCAGAAAAAGACTTTTGTACACCTTCTGAACGCACTTCTGGACTCGAACCAGCGTGATCAAGTGTACACTATAATTGATGCTGTTGTGCGGCTTGACGCTCAAGAGCAGAAGCAATTAGCGGATCTATTAAAGGTGAATAAATTAGATGCCATAATTCAAACCATTAAGATGATCCAAGATCGTTATGTTACAATTGATGCTCTAAAAGCGATAGTTTTTAGTAACGACTTCAATTCTCGCGAGGTTGATCATGTACAAAGAGTTTTGGATCATAATTTTTGGGTTTTTGGAGAGGAATATAACCTTGTTTCCAGTACTGAAGTTAAGTTTGAAAAAGCATTGTCAGAATATCTATATATATTGCATGGTGGCAAAAAACAAAGCGTGAGTATGGAATCACCAGATAAAAATAAGGAGATGGACTTATTCTTGTGTAGACAAAGTCTTGAGAATAACCGAATCAATAATTTAGTAATAGAGCTTAAGAGACCTTCTGTTTTGCTTGGAGAGGACGAAGTGTCTCAAATTAAGAGATATCAGCGAACAATATTCTCAGATCCTCGATTTAATGGTGATAATACTTACTGGGATTTTATGCTTATTGGTAATAGATATGATACATCAGGCTATATAGAGGGTGAAATCGACACCAATAAAGGGCATGGGGAAAAAGAAAAAGGGTTAATATTTTCAAAGGATAATTGTAAAATCTACGTCAGAAAGTGGAGTGATATATTTGCAGACGTTGAGTGTAGGCATAACTTTCTTGAAGATAAATTAAAAACTGAACGCGACAGACTCGCGTCTGATTATGCGAACGCGGACGAGGCTACCGAAAGGGCAATAAAAAAATGA
- a CDS encoding class I SAM-dependent DNA methyltransferase: MNMRDLERQLWATADKLRGNISSSDYKYVVLGLIFLKYVSDAFSVRYQAAIDENYDPEDRDWYLAENVFWIPKEARWEHLVASAKQPEIGVLVDSAMEAIERDNPSLKGVLPKNYAREALDKRRLGELIDLFTNIKFDTASSKDLLGQVYEYFMGMFADSEGKHGGEFYTPRSIVKLLVEMLEPYSGRVYDPCCGSGGMFVWSEKFVEEHAGRVSDIAVYGQELNETTWRLAKMNMAIRGIDANIKRGDTLVDDQLLDLKADYILANPPFNISDWGQEHLQADPRWKYGLPPKGNANFAWIQHMIYHLSPRGTAGFVLANGSMSSQTGGEGDIRKQLILNNMVDTIVTLPSQLFFNVAIPCCLWFVSRNRANRHGKVLFIDGRNLGKMVTRRNRELTAEDIARVAKTYHDYKTASADYTDQPGFCKVANLEEIKQHEYVLTPGRYVGVEEAEEDDEPFAEKFARLTAELEGQFARSRELEKSISINLKRIKESYKND; the protein is encoded by the coding sequence ATGAATATGAGGGATCTTGAAAGGCAGCTATGGGCTACGGCGGATAAATTACGGGGCAACATCAGCTCGTCGGATTATAAATATGTCGTGTTGGGGCTGATTTTTCTAAAATATGTTTCAGATGCGTTTTCGGTGCGATATCAGGCAGCGATTGATGAGAATTATGATCCTGAGGACCGGGATTGGTATTTGGCGGAGAATGTTTTTTGGATTCCCAAGGAGGCTCGTTGGGAGCACCTGGTGGCGAGTGCCAAGCAGCCAGAAATTGGCGTACTAGTTGACAGCGCCATGGAGGCAATTGAACGCGACAATCCAAGTTTGAAGGGTGTTTTGCCGAAAAATTATGCTCGTGAAGCTCTAGATAAGCGTCGCTTGGGTGAACTCATCGATTTATTTACAAATATCAAATTTGATACTGCCAGTTCCAAAGATTTGCTTGGTCAAGTCTACGAATACTTTATGGGTATGTTTGCTGATAGTGAGGGTAAGCATGGCGGTGAATTCTACACGCCGCGCTCCATCGTTAAGCTGCTGGTAGAAATGCTTGAGCCATACAGCGGGCGTGTGTATGACCCGTGTTGCGGTAGCGGCGGTATGTTCGTCTGGAGTGAGAAGTTTGTCGAGGAGCACGCAGGCCGCGTTAGCGATATCGCGGTGTATGGCCAGGAACTGAACGAAACGACTTGGCGACTCGCTAAAATGAATATGGCAATTCGGGGAATTGACGCGAATATCAAACGCGGCGACACCCTGGTGGATGACCAGCTTCTCGACCTGAAAGCTGATTATATCTTGGCCAATCCGCCGTTTAACATTAGCGATTGGGGTCAAGAACACTTGCAGGCTGACCCGCGCTGGAAATATGGTCTACCGCCAAAGGGTAATGCTAACTTTGCCTGGATTCAACACATGATTTACCATTTGAGCCCGCGCGGTACGGCAGGCTTTGTGTTGGCAAATGGGAGCATGAGTAGCCAAACCGGTGGCGAAGGTGATATTCGCAAGCAATTAATACTCAATAATATGGTTGACACTATCGTCACATTGCCGAGTCAGTTGTTTTTTAATGTCGCTATACCATGCTGTCTGTGGTTTGTGTCGCGCAACCGGGCGAACCGCCACGGCAAAGTGCTGTTCATCGATGGGCGTAATTTGGGCAAGATGGTCACCCGTCGTAACCGTGAACTAACCGCAGAAGACATTGCTCGGGTGGCGAAGACATATCATGATTATAAAACCGCCAGTGCGGATTACACTGACCAGCCGGGTTTCTGTAAAGTCGCTAATCTAGAAGAAATCAAGCAGCATGAATATGTGTTGACACCCGGTCGTTACGTTGGTGTTGAAGAGGCCGAGGAAGACGATGAGCCGTTTGCCGAGAAATTTGCTAGGTTGACAGCCGAGCTTGAAGGGCAGTTTGCGAGGAGCCGCGAGCTAGAAAAATCTATCTCTATAAACCTAAAAAGAATAAAAGAATCATATAAAAATGACTAA
- the radC gene encoding RadC family protein, whose translation MRISDRHPLDRPREKLARYGTARLSDLELLMAIIGSGNARADVGKIAREVLKIVRQKGGDISYDDLRSVVGLGEAKIPVILASLELARRYLLDSDQPIIDSPEKAVELLSDIRDKKQEYFVCLTLDGANRLITKRVVTIGTLTASLVHPREVFADAIADRAASIIVAHNHPSGSLEASQADKDVTNRLAEAGKLLGITLNDHIIVTKTSYKGLIHSQ comes from the coding sequence ATGAGGATCTCTGACCGTCATCCGCTGGACCGGCCGCGTGAAAAGTTGGCGCGTTACGGTACGGCGCGACTGAGTGATTTGGAGCTGTTGATGGCGATTATCGGCAGCGGTAATGCTCGGGCCGATGTCGGTAAAATTGCGCGCGAAGTGCTGAAAATCGTACGTCAAAAAGGCGGCGATATTTCGTATGATGATCTACGTAGCGTGGTTGGATTGGGTGAAGCGAAAATCCCAGTTATTCTGGCGAGTTTGGAGCTGGCGCGGCGGTATTTGCTGGATAGTGACCAGCCAATTATTGACAGCCCAGAAAAAGCGGTTGAGTTGCTGTCTGACATTCGCGACAAAAAGCAGGAATATTTTGTCTGCTTGACGCTGGATGGCGCGAATCGTTTGATTACTAAACGGGTAGTGACCATTGGTACGCTGACCGCCAGCCTGGTACACCCGCGCGAGGTTTTCGCCGACGCCATTGCCGACCGTGCGGCCAGCATCATCGTGGCGCATAATCATCCGAGCGGGAGCTTGGAGGCGAGTCAGGCTGATAAAGATGTCACGAACAGGCTGGCGGAAGCGGGGAAACTACTTGGCATTACGCTTAATGATCATATTATTGTCACGAAAACTAGCTACAAGGGCCTGATACATTCACAGTAA
- a CDS encoding DUF262 domain-containing protein — MKALQTNIKLFLYTPNKFFEIPNFQRPYSWTADNVQMFLDDLEEVKRGDKKHYFGSIVYINDGDRSIIIDGQQRATTVLLMITAIYHLALESPEKLRLVAEQIKDEYLYNRYAKQYDSEENRIKLRAVTTDNKIFEKIFSQAELTEYEKKSNLYKSYLQFYDYFRNRDHLEQYIDTLDNFEIVTIILDKDDDNPQKVFESINSTGKPLTDGDKIRNFSLMLRTSEKQDYVLTNYWQYIETYLTDPQRDDITDFFRVYLIAKNQSVVNTDKVYPEFKRVFAKSISNDQSYESLDEFYGEILRILKYYRFLKFGIDENNEFTKLSSVAFTMRYLRIEAFFPYAVSVMKYWQAGYLSDDEITEVFDVLRVYFSRRIVVNLSATGLDSYFAGLHRSILSIVEQDNAAYLEVLKYTVLSKNGRIRLPRNNEIEMAIKANFTYNQRSSNVMYLLTAVDDESKDVSLLRQIYNKELHLTIEHIMPQTITKAWRSELGERADEIHGIYLHGLANLTLTGYNSEYSNKSFQEKCNMPNGFADSPLKINRTVAKYSTWNEKTILERQQWWIDRIISIWPLPTSTFEPPVLDTKVNIFDDIDFTGAVVKIFYIGDDSYPVTSWSQILGVYCEYLYDENPDFTDQIMNSEKTKNWISNDSKRFFNSVKIHDTGLVVDVATNTNQKIRLMHELAEMFNVDKISINVELTKPIEQ, encoded by the coding sequence ATGAAAGCGCTGCAAACTAACATTAAATTATTCTTATATACGCCAAACAAATTCTTTGAGATACCTAATTTTCAACGCCCTTATTCTTGGACAGCCGATAATGTCCAAATGTTTTTAGACGACCTTGAAGAGGTGAAGCGTGGAGATAAAAAGCATTATTTCGGCAGTATCGTGTATATCAACGACGGCGACCGAAGTATCATTATCGACGGTCAGCAGCGTGCAACGACAGTTTTGCTGATGATCACTGCAATTTACCATTTAGCGTTAGAGTCACCTGAAAAGCTTAGACTGGTAGCCGAGCAAATCAAGGACGAATATTTATATAACAGATATGCAAAACAATATGATTCGGAGGAAAATCGGATTAAGCTTCGGGCAGTGACCACCGACAATAAAATATTTGAGAAAATATTTAGCCAGGCAGAACTGACAGAATATGAGAAGAAAAGTAATTTGTATAAATCCTACCTCCAATTCTACGACTACTTTAGAAATCGTGATCATTTAGAACAATATATTGATACGCTTGATAACTTCGAGATTGTCACGATTATTCTAGACAAAGACGATGATAATCCGCAAAAAGTCTTTGAGAGTATCAATTCAACCGGCAAACCGTTGACAGATGGCGACAAAATCCGAAACTTCTCGTTAATGTTGCGCACCTCCGAAAAACAAGATTATGTTTTGACTAACTATTGGCAGTATATTGAAACATACCTAACCGATCCGCAGCGTGATGATATTACCGACTTCTTCCGCGTCTATTTGATTGCCAAGAACCAATCGGTCGTGAATACCGATAAAGTATACCCGGAATTCAAAAGAGTATTCGCTAAAAGTATTTCTAATGACCAGTCATACGAATCACTTGACGAATTTTACGGCGAGATTTTGAGAATATTAAAATACTATCGCTTTCTAAAGTTTGGCATAGACGAAAATAATGAATTTACAAAACTTAGTTCGGTGGCATTTACAATGCGTTATCTGAGGATTGAAGCGTTCTTCCCGTATGCCGTATCAGTCATGAAATATTGGCAAGCTGGATATTTGTCAGATGATGAAATTACCGAGGTATTTGATGTGCTACGTGTCTACTTTTCACGACGTATAGTCGTTAACTTATCGGCAACAGGCTTAGACAGCTATTTTGCCGGATTGCACAGAAGCATATTGTCAATTGTTGAACAGGACAATGCTGCATATCTCGAAGTACTGAAATACACCGTACTTTCGAAAAACGGGCGGATCCGATTGCCCCGAAATAATGAAATAGAGATGGCAATAAAGGCGAACTTCACCTACAATCAGCGCTCTTCCAATGTCATGTATCTGTTAACTGCGGTTGACGATGAGTCTAAGGACGTGTCGTTGCTAAGGCAGATTTACAACAAAGAGCTACATTTAACGATTGAGCACATTATGCCGCAGACTATAACCAAAGCTTGGCGGAGTGAGCTCGGCGAACGTGCCGATGAGATTCATGGCATCTATTTGCATGGACTAGCAAATTTAACGCTAACCGGTTATAACTCCGAATACTCAAATAAGAGTTTCCAGGAGAAATGTAATATGCCGAATGGGTTTGCCGATAGTCCGCTTAAGATTAATAGGACTGTTGCTAAATATAGTACCTGGAATGAGAAGACTATACTGGAACGTCAGCAGTGGTGGATTGATAGAATAATTAGTATTTGGCCGTTACCAACAAGTACATTTGAACCGCCGGTACTCGACACAAAAGTTAATATCTTCGACGATATTGATTTTACAGGAGCAGTGGTAAAAATATTCTATATCGGTGACGATTCGTATCCGGTAACGAGCTGGTCGCAAATTCTTGGCGTCTATTGCGAGTATCTGTACGACGAGAACCCTGATTTTACTGATCAGATTATGAACAGCGAAAAGACGAAAAATTGGATCAGTAATGATTCTAAAAGATTTTTTAATTCCGTAAAGATTCACGACACAGGGCTTGTGGTTGACGTAGCAACAAATACGAATCAAAAAATACGGCTCATGCACGAACTAGCGGAGATGTTTAATGTTGATAAAATCTCTATCAATGTTGAATTAACAAAGCCGATTGAACAGTAG
- a CDS encoding Rad2 family DNA repair protein, producing the protein MSRVATAELGLASTAVADNNGGGFDVFLSLRSGAGGEDFSSGIDDIGEEVNIGTDEAAGKLDLVAVAGGKEKLDTAMSDASSQGNSKVLTPVDALSLAGKSEINSSENQMSDERRAAICQGVASAACASCAARDDCPILRMRNFANENLQPAPERESYLRDLLSDDDDGIVVAGYANPDSGADSTNADITETSDDKTDKLIEQVAPPNQGDEIPTSETTESPDEPADIKEAEQLFLESAIVMEDAADDVDEIREAQPEIVSEVSVNTSGEEYFTEPTEENRPSIEIKQQTPAIISDAVDKESEQPAFESSDIPTQTQTKTVSSSPGASEDTQTANENNTLPKNETANFLSGEGKPVDSVVENTYDGDETTAPSSVKTPSIERQKEKVFVITGSKSANFEPSRAAENDESATPVSEQQHLAARFDAVRADESATTGPIDNSGTKASTDAQPSEISIDAAPDYNNFVESTDGVDVEQPKHVIPTASNVSPYQEQEDAVNVSAEYETNETSTEKMVNAAASIPAKEQPDQPVIVSLSAQDIVEYGEDNEAWAEEDMVFFVEQQAPSSVELNVSSAEMVTIALSMEATTVREEVDDLKPSVDDEISVDMDSAGQLDNSKAVSVPEVTNDYEPVEQIVIPISPAVELIPDVELDEPVVEILEERIMPREERDNIVMKASEKSDLLCLDAEVETITMDTSGIESVVDLSEAQAELAAAEVSEAVESEVDEQNDLAVDSYGYNSEMSAVSDNVLVVKSRPSPGLWPDDSQLNPEEEFTTTTQSSADDSSLVSRLVGMFVVAMCVVRGRQSVKV; encoded by the coding sequence ATGAGCAGGGTGGCGACGGCTGAATTGGGATTGGCGTCGACAGCCGTTGCTGACAACAACGGCGGTGGTTTTGATGTATTTTTGTCGTTGAGGAGCGGCGCTGGCGGTGAGGATTTTTCGTCTGGCATTGATGATATTGGTGAAGAAGTAAATATTGGTACAGACGAAGCAGCTGGTAAGCTTGACTTGGTAGCGGTGGCTGGCGGCAAAGAAAAGCTTGACACCGCGATGAGCGATGCGAGCAGCCAAGGTAATTCAAAAGTGCTGACGCCGGTTGACGCATTATCGCTTGCCGGCAAAAGCGAGATTAACTCGTCGGAAAACCAGATGAGTGATGAGCGAAGGGCAGCAATATGTCAAGGTGTGGCGAGCGCAGCTTGTGCTAGTTGCGCAGCACGCGACGACTGTCCGATTTTACGTATGCGCAATTTTGCTAATGAAAATTTGCAGCCAGCGCCAGAACGCGAATCATATTTAAGAGATTTGCTGAGTGACGACGATGACGGTATTGTCGTGGCGGGTTACGCTAATCCTGATAGCGGGGCGGATTCAACAAATGCAGATATCACTGAAACAAGTGACGATAAGACGGATAAACTAATTGAGCAGGTTGCGCCGCCGAATCAAGGTGATGAAATCCCGACTAGTGAAACAACAGAATCTCCAGACGAACCTGCGGATATTAAGGAGGCGGAACAATTGTTTTTGGAATCAGCAATTGTTATGGAAGATGCCGCTGATGATGTTGATGAGATTAGAGAAGCCCAGCCAGAAATTGTTAGCGAAGTGTCCGTCAATACATCTGGCGAGGAGTATTTTACCGAACCAACAGAGGAAAATCGTCCGTCAATAGAAATAAAACAGCAAACTCCTGCTATTATCTCTGACGCAGTAGATAAAGAAAGTGAGCAGCCAGCATTCGAATCTTCAGACATACCGACGCAAACGCAAACGAAAACTGTGTCGTCATCGCCGGGGGCAAGCGAGGATACTCAAACCGCTAACGAGAATAATACTTTGCCAAAAAATGAAACTGCTAACTTCTTGTCTGGCGAAGGTAAACCCGTCGATAGTGTTGTGGAAAATACATATGATGGCGATGAAACTACTGCGCCATCAAGTGTAAAAACACCATCAATTGAACGCCAAAAAGAAAAAGTTTTTGTTATAACAGGGTCAAAATCAGCCAATTTTGAGCCGAGCCGAGCAGCAGAAAATGATGAAAGTGCTACGCCAGTTTCCGAGCAGCAACACCTGGCAGCGCGATTTGACGCAGTAAGGGCGGATGAATCTGCGACCACGGGGCCAATTGATAATTCTGGTACGAAAGCATCAACAGACGCTCAACCTAGCGAGATTAGTATAGATGCGGCGCCGGATTATAATAATTTTGTCGAATCGACCGATGGCGTTGATGTCGAACAGCCCAAGCATGTAATTCCAACCGCATCTAATGTGTCGCCATATCAGGAGCAAGAGGACGCCGTTAATGTGTCGGCGGAATACGAAACAAACGAGACATCTACTGAAAAGATGGTTAATGCGGCCGCATCAATTCCAGCGAAAGAGCAGCCTGATCAGCCGGTGATTGTGTCATTATCAGCTCAAGATATCGTTGAATATGGCGAGGACAACGAAGCTTGGGCTGAGGAGGATATGGTGTTTTTTGTCGAACAACAAGCGCCGTCATCAGTAGAGTTGAACGTATCTTCGGCTGAAATGGTGACGATTGCGCTATCAATGGAGGCAACTACGGTGCGTGAAGAAGTCGATGATTTGAAACCCTCTGTGGACGACGAGATTAGTGTTGATATGGATTCCGCGGGGCAATTGGACAATTCTAAGGCGGTATCAGTTCCTGAAGTCACCAATGATTATGAGCCAGTAGAGCAGATAGTTATTCCTATCTCGCCAGCTGTTGAGCTAATACCTGATGTTGAGCTGGATGAGCCAGTAGTGGAAATTTTAGAGGAGCGCATCATGCCTCGCGAGGAGCGTGACAATATAGTTATGAAAGCATCGGAAAAAAGCGATTTGTTGTGTCTGGATGCTGAAGTTGAAACTATAACTATGGATACTAGTGGCATAGAGTCAGTCGTCGATTTGTCTGAAGCGCAAGCAGAACTTGCTGCTGCTGAAGTGTCTGAGGCGGTAGAATCTGAAGTGGACGAACAGAATGATTTGGCGGTTGACAGTTACGGTTATAATAGCGAAATGAGTGCCGTGAGTGACAATGTTTTGGTCGTAAAAAGCCGCCCATCTCCTGGCCTATGGCCGGACGACAGCCAGCTCAATCCGGAGGAAGAATTCACGACAACAACTCAATCAAGTGCAGACGACAGCTCATTAGTATCGCGGCTGGTTGGCATGTTTGTAGTGGCGATGTGCGTGGTGCGCGGCCGACAGTCAGTGAAAGTTTAG
- a CDS encoding ferredoxin--NADP reductase — MRDSLTVEIVRVRQENPEVTTLYFVRPFDFMAGQYITVFIEGSQVREGKAYSISSRPHEELMSITVKNVGGEFSSYLCSRRVSDTLHISRAYGDFNPQTERPLVGIAAGCGLSPIWSILADAKQPTFLYLSQKSPEYMVFSEELSASSIQVNKFSTRQQVEETDCWHNGRFEVAKIVSEVPSNAHFLVCGSLPFVRDVWQKLTAAGVDESHISTETFFEQ, encoded by the coding sequence ATGCGTGATTCACTAACTGTAGAAATTGTGCGGGTGCGCCAGGAAAATCCTGAGGTGACGACACTGTATTTCGTGCGGCCGTTTGACTTTATGGCGGGGCAATATATCACGGTGTTTATCGAGGGCAGCCAGGTGCGCGAAGGCAAGGCCTATAGTATTTCTTCGCGTCCGCATGAGGAACTGATGTCAATTACCGTCAAAAATGTTGGCGGTGAATTCTCCAGCTATTTGTGTTCGCGCCGCGTTAGCGATACGCTGCACATTAGCCGAGCGTACGGCGATTTCAATCCGCAAACTGAGCGGCCGTTGGTTGGCATCGCGGCGGGGTGCGGGCTGAGTCCGATTTGGAGCATTTTGGCGGATGCCAAGCAGCCGACCTTTCTCTATTTGAGTCAAAAATCGCCAGAATATATGGTGTTCTCGGAGGAGCTGTCAGCCTCATCCATTCAGGTCAACAAGTTTAGTACTCGCCAGCAGGTTGAGGAAACAGACTGCTGGCATAACGGGCGGTTTGAGGTGGCGAAGATTGTGAGCGAAGTGCCGAGTAATGCGCACTTTCTGGTTTGTGGCAGCTTGCCATTTGTACGCGATGTTTGGCAAAAACTAACCGCCGCTGGCGTCGACGAATCACATATTTCAACGGAGACATTTTTTGAGCAATGA
- a CDS encoding anaerobic ribonucleoside-triphosphate reductase activating protein: MTMPPNTSELAPSLSQLKVAIGGIQKLSLVDYPGHVAAALFLSGCNMRCGYCHNPELVLPERLAPSIPVEEAMIFLKSRVGRLDGVVISGGEPTVNEDLPVLCRMIKNLGFDVKLDTNGTHPDIVRGMVEEGTIDFIAMDVKGPLEKYVEIAARPIDLEAIKDNVRLMIDSGIGHEFRTTIVREQLEVADFEKIGELVKGAKRFALQHFRTGTTISPKFAGFHTFTDEEFRAAQNIMERYVEECVIH, translated from the coding sequence ATGACGATGCCGCCGAACACCAGCGAGCTTGCGCCGTCGCTGTCCCAGCTTAAGGTGGCGATTGGCGGGATTCAGAAGCTGTCGCTGGTGGACTATCCGGGGCACGTGGCGGCAGCGCTGTTTCTCTCTGGCTGTAATATGCGCTGCGGCTACTGTCACAACCCTGAGTTGGTATTGCCTGAGCGGTTAGCGCCCAGCATCCCGGTTGAGGAGGCGATGATTTTCTTGAAATCGCGTGTTGGTCGGCTAGACGGCGTGGTGATTTCTGGCGGCGAGCCGACGGTCAATGAGGATTTGCCGGTGCTGTGCCGGATGATCAAGAATCTTGGTTTTGATGTCAAGCTGGATACTAATGGCACGCATCCGGATATAGTACGCGGCATGGTCGAGGAGGGGACGATTGACTTTATCGCTATGGACGTCAAGGGGCCGCTAGAAAAATACGTGGAGATTGCAGCGCGGCCGATTGATCTGGAGGCTATCAAAGACAATGTTCGGCTGATGATTGATTCGGGAATTGGCCATGAATTTCGGACGACGATCGTCCGCGAGCAGCTGGAGGTGGCGGATTTTGAAAAGATTGGCGAGTTGGTCAAAGGCGCTAAACGCTTTGCCTTGCAGCATTTTCGCACTGGCACGACGATTAGCCCGAAGTTTGCCGGGTTTCACACCTTTACCGACGAGGAGTTCAGGGCCGCCCAAAACATAATGGAAAGGTATGTCGAGGAATGCGTGATTCACTAA